The Branchiostoma floridae strain S238N-H82 chromosome 10, Bfl_VNyyK, whole genome shotgun sequence genome has a segment encoding these proteins:
- the LOC118423798 gene encoding gastrula zinc finger protein XlCGF8.2DB-like — protein MAEAGKWSLTAASKNLGDGSPTGFLGDRNESKTKDQPTVSTTIAVSQPKPNTDEKPYMCGECGYTAACQSHVSQHMRTHTGEKPFKCDQCDYSAARKYSLKQHLAKHTGNKPYMCGECGYRATQKCHLSKHMRTHTGDKPFKCDQCDHSSAHKSNLNQHLAMHTGYKPYMCGECGYRTALKSDLSKHMRTHTGEKPFKCDQCDYSAAHKSNLNQHLAMHTGDKPYMCGECGYRTTQKSHLVEHMRTHTAEKPYKCDHCDFSTAHKSNLNRHLAIHTGEKPYM, from the coding sequence atggcagaggcaggtaaATGGTCTCTTACTGCTGCTTCCAAGAACCtcggtgatgggtctcctacagGATTTCTAGGTGACCGGAATGAAAGTAAAACCAAAGACCAGCCAACAGTGAGCACAACCATAGCGGTCAGTCAACCGAAACCAaacactgatgagaaaccctacatgtgtggggagtgtggatacacgGCAGCATGTCAGTCTCacgtatcccaacatatgagaacacacacaggagaaaaaccattcaagtgtgaccagtgtgactattctgctgcacgaaaatacagtttgaaacagcatctagccaaacacacaggtaataaaccctacatgtgtggggagtgtgggtatagagcaactcaaaagtgtcacttatccaaacatatgagaactcataccggcgacaaaccattcaagtgtgaccagtgtgaccaTTCTTCTGCACATAAGTCCAACTTGAACCAACATTTAGCCATGCACACTGGctataagccctacatgtgtggggagtgtgggtacaggacagctctgAAATCTgatttatccaaacatatgagaactcatactggtgaaaaaccattcaagtgtgaccagtgtgactattctgctgcacataagtccaacttgaaccaacatctagccatgcacactggtgataagccctacatgtgtggggagtgtgggtaccggACAACTCAGAAGTCTCATTTAGTGGaacatatgaggactcatacagctgaaaaaccctacaagtgtgatcattgtgacttttctactgcACATAAGTCCAACTTGAACCGACATTTAGCCatacacaccggtgagaagccatACATGTAG
- the LOC118424209 gene encoding kelch repeat and BTB domain-containing protein 8-like has product MSKEALECQQILSYIYSGTLYVSLDKVQPLYQAADLLQLDYVRDTCSSYMAMNVERSTCVDLYKFADVFSVDIVLKSCWQWIAKHFTEVVSSVDFFSLSVDQLTEIISHDELDDKEETTVWEAVVRWVQHSKEDRLHHLPSILPHIRFNLLTSDDTAAILDHPLVREDPGSCEVIKTVVQKRNSNLKARLGMTTEMVMLSHVDSKELLFMNPREGKYISCSYKSEDLPSFTDVTVTSDNNIYVLTRDRERNNELSVFKYNHAANVWEHAGMSSVSKWLQQENGFRYYNERLVEVDGVLFYLAGGKVEDSGLVWMRKYNCHTDQWQECSQLKLDYNSHYQSAALSCSSHLYFIASMEVHRYDPKQDCWCKRATPIDIAEVCSAVVMGTEIFCTDGDFSQTLVYDTESDCWQELEGWPNTENLGIDIVPSLFVLDNRMHVLLNCTSESEEAYIYLLNVYDRSADTWSDVKASLPYKRYYGQCSPVARIYLPYLKGA; this is encoded by the exons ATGTCAAAAGAAGCATTAgaatgtcagcag atcctgagttacatctactcggggaCCCTctatgtgtccctggacaaagtgcagcccctgtaccaggcagccgacctcctccaactggactatgtgagagacacctgcagcagctacatggccatgaacgtggagcgctccacctgtgtagacctgtacaagtttgctgatgtcttctctgtGGACATTGTTCTGAAGAGTTGTTGGCAGTGGATTGCCAAACACTTTACTGAG GTTGTGTCCAGTGTTGACTTTTTCAGCCTGAGTGTGGATCAGCTGACTGAAATCATCAGCCATGATGAGCTGGATgataaagaggagacaacagtgtgggaagctgtggtgagatgggtgcagcacagcaaggaggacag ATTGCACCACCtgcccagcatcctccctcacatccgcttcaacctgctgacctcagatgacacggcagccatcttggatcatcccctggtcagggaggatcctgggagcTGTGAGGTCATCAAGACTGTGGTACAGAAAAGGAACTCTAATCTAAAAGCGAGGCTTGGGATGACTACAGAAATGGTTATGCTGTCCCATGTAGA TTCGAAAGAGCTCCTCTTTATGAACCCTCGGGAAGGGAAATACATCAGCTGCAGTTACAAGTCAGAAGACCTCCCTAGTTTCACAGATGtgacagtcaccagtgataacaacatctacGTCCTGACTCGTGATCGAGAGAGGAACAATGAATTGTCCGTgtttaagtacaaccatgcTGCAAATGTGTGGGAACATGCTGGCATGTCCTCAGTATCTAAGTGGCTACAACAGGAAAATGGTTTTAGATACTACAATGAGCGTCTTGTTGAAGTTGATGGGGTTTTATTCTATCTTGCTGGCGGTAAAGTTGAAGACAGTGGCTTGGTATGGATGAGGAAGTACAACTGTCACACAGATCAGTGGCAGGAATGTTCACAGCTGAAACTTGACTATAATTCACACTACCAAAGTGCAGCATTGTCCTGCAGTTCACACCTCTATTTTATCGCAAGTATGGAAGTGCATCGCTACGACCCAAAGCAGGACTGTTGGTGCAAGCGAGCCACACCGATCGACATTGCTGAAGTCTGTTCAGCAGTTGtcatgggaacagagattttctgcacagatGGTGACTTCAGTCAGACTCtggtgtacgacacagagtcagactgcTGGCAGGAACTGGAAGGCTGGCCCAACACAGAAAACCTTGGTATTGATATAGTTCCCagtctttttgtactggataACCGAATGCATGTATTGTTAAACTGTACTAGTGAATCCGAGGAAGCATACATATATCTCCTAAAcgtgtatgacaggtctgctgacACCTGGAGTGACGTGAAGGCCAGTCTGCCTTATAAGAGATATTATGGGCAGTGTTCTCCTGTGGCACGTATATACCTACCATATCTTAAGGGGGCATGA
- the LOC118423757 gene encoding kelch repeat and BTB domain-containing protein 2-like, translating to MFGEILTYIYSGTLHVSLDKVQPLYQAADLLQLDYVRDTCSGYMAMNVNHSNCVDLYKFADVFSVDSVLKCCLQWIDRNFAEVASSETFCSLSVNQLTEIISHDELDVKEETTVWEAVVRWVQHCREDRLHQLPSILPHIRYNLLTSDDTAAIMEHPLVREEPGSSEVIRNVVQRGASNMKPRFGTGAEEMALFFETSPNNMQGINPRLGKFFRCSFSEIPPIVSATVTSDNDIYVLAEESEVQMSLLFYNQMKAVWERKSLVKKLPRPPTDEHLLAVDGNLYYLACHWNHPLQSQTITLMKHDWNTKEWHDCSPLKDDISRMEPSVSNGCLYLLSTEELHCYSPKKDCWFMAASPTFLIDEFWTSIALGTEIFCSDIDFTSVSVYDTEADRWQQLPVWENPEAENRDYSTYFFVLENQLHVYLDTEELEYRQVHLYDRCEGVWREIDVTLADDLVWTCTPIVARVYLPGVQDRCANT from the exons atgtttggggagatcctgaCTTACATCTACTctggaaccctccatgtgtccctggacaaagtgcagcccctgtaccaggcagccgacctcctccaactggactatgtgagagacacctgcagcggctacatggccatgaatgtGAATCACTCCAACTGTGTGGACCtatacaagtttgctgatgttttCTCTGTGGACAGTGTTCTCAAATGTTGTCTGCAGTGGATCGATAGAAATTTTGCTGAG GTTGCCTCCAGTGAGACGTtttgcagcctgagtgtgaatcagctgactgaaatcatcagccacgatgagctggatgttaaagaggagacaacagtgtgggaggctgtggtgagatgggtacAACACTgtagggaggacag ACTGCATCagctacccagcatcctccctcacatccgctacaacctgctgacctcagatgacacgGCAGCCATCATGGAACACCCCCTAGTCAGGGAGGAACCTGGGAGTTCTGAGGTCATCAGGAATGTGGTGCAGAGAGGTGCCTCCAACATGAAGCCAAGATTTGGGACGGGTGCAGAGGAAATGGCCCTTTTCTTTGAAACCAG TCCCAACAACATGCAGGGGATAAATCCAAGATTAGGGAAGTTCTTCCGCTGCAGTTTCTCTGAAATCCCTCCTATCGTCAGTGCTACGGTCACCAGTGACAACGACATCTACGTCCTGGCTGAGGAATCAGAGGTTCAGATGTCCCTCCTGTTCTATAATCAAATGAAGGCTGTCTGGGAACGTAAGTCGTTAGTTAAAAAGCTTCCAAGGCCACCAACAGACGAGCATCTTTTGGCTGTTGATGGAAATCTTTATTACCTTGCTTGTCATTGGAACCATCCGTTACAATCACAGACCATTACACTGATGAAGCATGACTGGAACACAAAGGAATGGCATGACTGTTCCCCGCTGAAAGATGACATTTCTCGCATGGAACCATCAGTGTCAAATGGTTGCCTCTATTTGTTAAGCACAGAAGAACTGCACTGTTACAGCCCAAAGAAGGACTGCTGGTTCATGGCAGCCTCACCAACTTTTCTTATCGATGAGTTCTGGACCAGTATTGCCCTGGGTACTGAGATCTTCTGCTCGGACATAGACTTTACTTCTGTGTCAGTGTACGATACCGAGGCAGACAGGTGGCAGCAGCTTCCAGTTTGGGAAAATCCAGAAGCGGAGAATAGAGATTATAGTACGTATTTCTTTGTACTTGAGAACCAGCTGCATGTGTATCTAGATACGGAAGAGCTGGAATATCGGCAAGTACATCTGTATGACAGGTGTGAGGGTGTTTGGAGAGAAATAGATGTCACCCTGGCTGATGACTTGGTATGGACATGTACCCCTATTGTTGCACGTGTCTACCTGCCAGGtgtgcaggacaggtgtgctaacaCATAG